In Desulfovibrio aminophilus DSM 12254, a single window of DNA contains:
- the thyX gene encoding FAD-dependent thymidylate synthase, translated as MPQKKLRVELLAMTPEPLSLIYAAFRQCYHAGFVADMWPRLLSGEIGREKQAEFVQSVLESGHDSPVEHVSFSFAVEGISRACSHQLVRHRIASYSQQSQRYVDESDMDYILPPAIARIPEARERFETLMVEISGAYRELRGLLAANGRGAKANEDARFVLPQAAETKIVLTMNCRALLHFFSLRCCARAQWEIRDMALAMLAICRDRLPALFAVAGARCERLGYCPESARFTCGRYPLRDNGA; from the coding sequence ATGCCGCAGAAGAAGCTCCGGGTCGAGCTGTTGGCCATGACCCCCGAGCCGTTGTCCCTGATCTACGCCGCCTTTCGCCAGTGCTACCACGCGGGATTCGTCGCCGACATGTGGCCCCGCCTGCTCTCCGGCGAGATCGGGCGGGAGAAGCAGGCCGAGTTCGTGCAGTCCGTCCTGGAGTCGGGACATGACAGCCCGGTGGAGCACGTCAGTTTCAGCTTCGCGGTGGAGGGCATCTCCCGGGCCTGTTCGCACCAGTTGGTGCGCCATCGGATCGCCTCCTATTCCCAGCAGAGCCAGCGCTACGTGGACGAATCCGACATGGACTACATCTTGCCGCCGGCCATCGCCAGGATTCCCGAGGCCCGGGAACGCTTCGAGACCCTCATGGTGGAGATCTCCGGGGCCTATCGCGAACTCAGGGGACTGTTGGCGGCCAACGGCCGGGGGGCGAAGGCCAATGAAGATGCCCGGTTCGTCCTGCCCCAGGCCGCCGAGACCAAGATCGTGCTGACCATGAACTGCCGGGCCCTGCTGCATTTCTTCAGCCTGCGCTGCTGCGCCCGCGCCCAGTGGGAGATCCGCGACATGGCCCTGGCCATGCTGGCGATCTGTCGGGATCGCCTGCCCGCCCTCTTCGCCGTCGCCGGGGCGCGTTGCGAACGCCTGGGCTACTGCCCGGAATCGGCCCGCTTCACGTGCGGGCGCTATCCGCTCCGGGATAACGGGGCGTAG
- a CDS encoding flagellin, translated as MALVINHNLMAMNASRNLSSSYGALAVSTRRLSSGLRVGTAADDAAGLAVRELMRSDIRSLQQGIRNANDGISLIQTADGALQIIDEKLIRMKELATQAATGTYNSDQRLIIDSEYQAMASEITRIANATDFNGIHLLNGNLSGENSSHDGTGLVSTGPLKVHFGTANDCAEDYYYISIGTATASALGLGHATGTKTGTGAAANAGKSISTQALAQATLDALQDAIVSKDKIRANLGALQNRLENTVSNLEIQAENVQAAESQISDVDVATEMTEFTRQQILTQSAVSMLSQANSLPRMALSLIGG; from the coding sequence ATGGCCCTGGTTATCAACCACAACTTGATGGCGATGAATGCGAGCCGTAACCTTTCGAGCTCTTACGGCGCTCTCGCTGTGTCCACCCGCCGCCTGTCGTCCGGCCTCCGCGTCGGCACCGCGGCCGACGACGCCGCCGGCTTGGCTGTCCGCGAGCTCATGCGCTCGGACATCAGGTCGCTGCAGCAGGGCATCCGGAACGCCAACGACGGCATCTCGCTCATCCAGACGGCTGACGGCGCACTCCAGATCATCGACGAGAAGCTGATCCGAATGAAGGAACTGGCCACCCAGGCGGCCACCGGTACCTACAACTCGGACCAGCGCCTCATCATCGACTCGGAGTATCAGGCCATGGCGTCGGAAATCACCCGAATCGCCAACGCCACGGACTTCAACGGCATTCACCTGCTCAACGGCAACCTGTCCGGTGAGAACTCCAGCCACGACGGCACCGGCCTGGTCTCCACCGGCCCGCTGAAGGTCCACTTCGGCACGGCCAACGACTGCGCTGAGGACTACTACTACATCTCCATCGGAACGGCCACGGCCTCCGCCCTGGGTCTCGGCCACGCCACCGGCACCAAGACCGGCACCGGCGCCGCCGCCAACGCGGGCAAGTCCATCTCCACCCAGGCCCTGGCTCAGGCCACCCTGGATGCCCTGCAGGACGCCATCGTGTCCAAGGACAAGATCCGCGCCAACCTGGGCGCCCTCCAGAACCGGCTGGAGAACACCGTGAGCAACCTGGAGATCCAGGCCGAGAACGTCCAGGCCGCCGAATCCCAGATCTCCGACGTGGACGTGGCCACCGAGATGACGGAGTTCACCCGTCAGCAGATCCTGACCCAGTCCGCCGTGTCCATGCTGTCCCAGGCCAACTCCCTGCCGCGGATGGCCCTCAGCCTGATCGGCGGCTAA
- the fliD gene encoding flagellar filament capping protein FliD: MADDTSSISAYTSAYTSGNINFTGLGNGTDFNSLIDGLVKAESAHLTQLQTWRATWDKKITAFQELNTSMLSLKTALEKMDTMNEFLTKNASSTNSTVLTATADSAAEEGTHKVEINQLAQNKIMATVTGYSAGSSVINSSGGDQILQYVYKGTTYNLTVPTGTTVDGLVNLINNQPANPGVKALAIFDGSNYYVQFRGMDLGVGASLTIGAGTTLTGFKAADWTTTQNNQNSQIRVDGWPTSGWISNAANSVSNVITGLTLNLKDSAPGSTVTLTVGTDLEAVKENVRTFVTQMNTVRAKIQELTKYDDLNKAGSLLTGNYGVDIVSQNLKNIVADKGVGFISYNTLGLTEDTYVSLGQIGISTDAQTGSATLGMLVLDEEKLDEALTNNPTAVAKLFSADDLGESKSSAFSYLSLVKGTTQPGEYQLKVKVKADGSGIESATINGHAAKISGAWEITGAAATPEAGLAIRLDSRTAGSTYDGMVTVKRGKTGELADELKDLTDKSDGPLAILQNNYKDIIKSIDSKIDYETTRLERYKTTLKNKYARLDSLLGYYDKLNSQLTSSIKQLSSSSSS, translated from the coding sequence ATGGCCGACGACACCTCTTCCATCAGCGCTTATACTTCAGCCTACACCTCCGGCAACATCAACTTCACCGGACTGGGCAACGGCACGGACTTCAACTCGCTCATCGACGGGTTGGTGAAGGCCGAAAGCGCCCATCTCACCCAGCTCCAGACCTGGCGGGCCACCTGGGACAAGAAGATCACCGCCTTCCAGGAGCTGAACACCTCCATGCTCTCACTCAAGACCGCGCTGGAGAAGATGGACACCATGAACGAATTCCTGACCAAGAACGCCTCGAGCACCAATTCCACCGTGCTCACGGCCACGGCCGACAGCGCGGCCGAGGAAGGCACCCACAAGGTCGAAATCAACCAGTTGGCCCAGAACAAGATCATGGCCACCGTCACCGGTTACAGCGCCGGCAGTTCGGTGATCAACTCCTCCGGCGGCGACCAGATCCTCCAATATGTCTACAAGGGAACCACCTACAACCTCACCGTGCCCACCGGCACCACCGTGGATGGTTTGGTCAACCTCATCAACAACCAGCCCGCGAACCCCGGAGTCAAGGCCCTGGCCATCTTCGACGGCTCAAACTACTATGTCCAATTCCGGGGCATGGATCTGGGCGTGGGCGCATCCTTGACCATCGGCGCGGGCACCACGCTGACAGGCTTCAAGGCCGCCGACTGGACCACCACCCAGAACAACCAGAACTCCCAGATCCGTGTGGATGGCTGGCCCACAAGCGGCTGGATCAGCAACGCCGCCAACAGCGTGAGCAACGTCATCACGGGTCTGACCTTGAACCTCAAGGACTCCGCGCCCGGTTCCACCGTCACGCTGACCGTGGGCACGGACCTGGAGGCGGTCAAGGAGAACGTCCGCACCTTCGTGACCCAGATGAACACGGTTCGCGCCAAGATCCAGGAACTGACCAAGTACGACGACCTGAACAAGGCCGGTTCGTTGCTCACCGGCAACTACGGCGTTGACATCGTCTCCCAGAATCTGAAGAATATCGTCGCCGACAAGGGCGTCGGCTTCATTTCCTACAACACCCTGGGGCTGACGGAAGACACCTACGTCTCCCTGGGACAGATCGGCATCAGCACCGACGCCCAGACCGGATCGGCCACCTTGGGGATGCTCGTGCTGGACGAAGAAAAGCTGGACGAAGCCCTGACCAACAACCCGACCGCAGTGGCCAAGCTCTTCTCGGCGGACGATCTGGGCGAAAGCAAATCCTCGGCCTTCTCGTACCTGTCGCTGGTCAAGGGCACCACCCAACCCGGGGAATACCAGCTCAAGGTCAAGGTCAAGGCCGACGGCTCGGGCATTGAGAGCGCCACCATCAACGGCCATGCGGCCAAAATTTCCGGCGCCTGGGAAATCACCGGCGCGGCGGCGACCCCGGAGGCCGGTCTGGCCATCCGGCTGGATTCGCGAACCGCCGGTTCCACCTATGACGGCATGGTCACGGTCAAGCGCGGCAAGACCGGAGAACTCGCCGACGAACTCAAGGATCTGACCGACAAAAGCGACGGCCCCCTGGCGATCCTGCAGAACAACTACAAGGACATCATCAAGTCCATCGACAGCAAGATCGACTACGAGACGACCCGCTTGGAAAGATACAAGACCACGCTCAAGAACAAGTACGCCCGGCTGGACTCCCTGCTCGGTTATTACGACAAGCTCAACAGCCAGTTGACCAGCTCGATCAAGCAGTTGTCCAGCAGCAGCAGCTCGTAG
- the fliS gene encoding flagellar export chaperone FliS: MKNGAKAYLATQVTTTTQGDLLLMLYDAAIKFLKQAKVKIAERNYAEKGILISRALDIISELAESLNKEKGGDVAKNLNNLYFFCSTRLLKANLKMDAALIDEVVGILSGIRSAFAQIIPGYEGRPPSALHGASPLADESIATPKPAHPMPQVNNLDLMGSPAQPLAGILPQNDNAATALKPARQASPVPASPAASPTQQPGVNRLRAINAYASNRG; the protein is encoded by the coding sequence ATGAAGAATGGAGCCAAGGCCTATCTCGCCACCCAGGTGACCACCACCACCCAGGGCGACCTGCTGCTCATGCTCTACGACGCGGCCATCAAATTCCTGAAACAGGCCAAGGTCAAGATCGCCGAGCGAAACTACGCGGAGAAGGGCATCCTCATTTCGCGGGCCCTGGACATCATCAGCGAACTCGCCGAAAGCCTGAACAAGGAGAAGGGCGGCGACGTCGCCAAGAACCTGAACAACCTGTATTTCTTCTGCAGCACTCGTCTGCTCAAGGCCAACCTGAAGATGGATGCGGCCTTGATCGACGAGGTCGTCGGCATCCTCTCCGGCATCCGCTCCGCCTTCGCCCAGATCATCCCAGGCTACGAAGGGCGACCGCCATCGGCCCTGCACGGCGCCTCACCCCTGGCCGACGAGTCCATCGCCACGCCGAAACCCGCTCACCCGATGCCCCAGGTCAACAACCTGGACCTCATGGGCTCCCCGGCCCAGCCCTTGGCTGGAATCCTGCCCCAAAACGACAATGCCGCGACGGCGCTCAAACCCGCCAGGCAGGCTTCCCCCGTTCCGGCGTCGCCGGCCGCTTCCCCGACCCAGCAGCCCGGCGTGAACCGGCTGAGGGCCATCAACGCCTACGCCTCCAACAGGGGCTGA
- a CDS encoding zinc-ribbon domain-containing protein, giving the protein MLVTCPQCQFSRELPEDKIPARAQVATCPKCKHKFRFRDLPPEEAETAPAAPAEDVPTAEAPETPPPAAPAEDDIWERLGSIQPEQAEPQPGQTPDDPFAADPERPEVDVPFERLDQFGFFPGITQTIRRAMFSPQLFFQAMPQRGLGKPLTFAVLLGQFQIFFQLLWSMTGLLGEKPEVAPGTMGFGLVMALVLAPLFLSVFLFLETAVFHFCLILFRSANKGFEGTFRVMAYSNAPLVLSFVPVAGPILAYLWGLGITVVGARHMHGASLGRVLGAFALLLVIVGGILGLMYYAAATIPPAGK; this is encoded by the coding sequence ATGCTCGTCACCTGTCCCCAATGCCAATTCAGCCGGGAACTCCCCGAAGACAAGATACCGGCCCGCGCCCAAGTGGCCACCTGTCCCAAGTGCAAGCACAAGTTCCGCTTCCGCGACCTGCCGCCCGAGGAGGCCGAGACGGCTCCCGCAGCCCCTGCCGAGGACGTTCCGACCGCCGAAGCGCCTGAAACTCCTCCGCCCGCGGCGCCAGCCGAGGATGACATCTGGGAGCGCCTGGGATCGATCCAGCCGGAGCAAGCGGAACCCCAACCCGGGCAGACACCCGACGACCCCTTCGCCGCCGACCCGGAACGCCCTGAAGTGGACGTGCCCTTCGAACGCCTGGACCAGTTCGGCTTCTTCCCGGGCATCACCCAGACCATCCGCCGGGCCATGTTCTCACCCCAGCTCTTCTTCCAGGCCATGCCCCAGCGCGGGCTGGGCAAACCCCTGACCTTCGCCGTCCTGCTGGGCCAGTTCCAGATATTCTTCCAGCTTCTCTGGAGCATGACCGGGCTCCTGGGCGAAAAACCCGAGGTCGCGCCCGGCACCATGGGCTTCGGCCTGGTCATGGCCCTGGTCCTGGCCCCGCTCTTCCTCTCCGTGTTCCTCTTCCTGGAGACGGCGGTCTTCCACTTCTGCCTCATCCTCTTCCGCTCCGCGAACAAAGGCTTCGAGGGAACCTTCCGGGTCATGGCCTACTCCAACGCCCCCCTGGTCCTCTCCTTCGTTCCCGTCGCCGGCCCGATCCTGGCCTATCTCTGGGGGCTGGGGATCACGGTCGTCGGCGCGCGGCACATGCACGGCGCCAGCCTCGGGCGCGTACTCGGGGCCTTCGCCCTGCTCCTGGTCATCGTGGGCGGCATCCTGGGCCTCATGTACTACGCGGCCGCGACCATTCCACCGGCGGGAAAATGA
- a CDS encoding DnaA ATPase domain-containing protein — protein MVTDAWKHIYAALEKNLNSRLFTVWIKPLDGEVVDGALRLMAPNDFVAAWVRDRLLNEVADCAAQILGSRPDVQVVVRRVPAPSTPVVVTEAVHPAPSQLGLPIVHTPRPVAQNKWRFNLDDFVVGPCNELAWAAASSLCRGTLTADNLFLGAGPGLGKTHLLHGIGQALSTQGNRRAPHIACLTAEEFATRLVLAIKAREVSRFKAEFREAVDVLLLEDVHFFQGKEKMQDELLCTLKALQARGCKVVCTSSFLPRELAGLDSTLVSQFCSGFLASIEKPDFETRRRIVERKAKTLQVTVPESVSELLAERVTSDIRQLESCLRNLVLKARLLNQAVTLDLAWDVLRNYAVTDARPDFERILDFICKSFALTPEQLASRSRKQAVVAARNAAFYLARKHTSLSLSVIGERLGRKHSTVLKGITNLEREMSLQTPLGRQMAATLDRLTA, from the coding sequence ATGGTCACCGACGCCTGGAAGCATATCTACGCCGCTCTGGAAAAAAATCTGAATTCCAGACTATTTACCGTTTGGATCAAACCCCTGGACGGGGAAGTGGTCGATGGGGCGCTACGCCTGATGGCGCCCAACGATTTCGTCGCCGCCTGGGTACGCGACCGCCTGCTGAACGAGGTGGCGGACTGCGCGGCCCAAATTCTCGGCTCCCGCCCCGATGTTCAGGTCGTGGTGCGCCGAGTTCCAGCCCCGTCGACGCCTGTCGTCGTGACCGAGGCGGTCCACCCCGCGCCGAGCCAGCTGGGCCTGCCTATCGTGCATACACCCCGCCCCGTGGCCCAGAACAAGTGGCGCTTCAACCTCGACGACTTCGTGGTCGGCCCCTGCAACGAGCTGGCCTGGGCCGCCGCCTCCAGCCTGTGCAGGGGCACGTTGACCGCCGACAATCTCTTCCTCGGCGCCGGTCCCGGCCTGGGCAAGACCCACCTTCTGCACGGCATCGGCCAGGCCCTTTCGACCCAAGGCAACCGTCGCGCGCCGCACATCGCCTGCCTCACCGCCGAGGAGTTCGCCACCCGGCTCGTCCTGGCCATCAAGGCCCGGGAGGTGTCGCGTTTCAAGGCCGAATTCCGCGAGGCCGTGGACGTGCTGCTGCTCGAGGACGTGCATTTCTTTCAGGGCAAGGAGAAGATGCAGGACGAACTGCTCTGTACGCTCAAGGCCCTGCAGGCCCGGGGCTGCAAAGTGGTCTGCACCAGTTCCTTCCTGCCGCGGGAACTGGCCGGGCTCGACTCGACCCTGGTCTCCCAGTTTTGCTCCGGGTTCCTGGCGAGCATCGAGAAGCCGGATTTCGAGACGCGGCGGCGCATCGTGGAGCGCAAGGCCAAGACCTTGCAGGTGACGGTGCCCGAATCCGTATCCGAGTTGCTGGCTGAGCGCGTGACCTCGGACATCCGCCAGCTGGAGAGCTGCCTGCGCAACCTGGTGCTCAAGGCTCGGCTGCTCAATCAGGCCGTGACTCTGGATCTGGCCTGGGACGTGCTGCGCAACTACGCCGTGACCGACGCCCGACCGGATTTCGAGCGCATCCTGGATTTCATCTGCAAGAGTTTCGCCCTGACCCCCGAGCAGCTCGCCTCCAGAAGTCGCAAGCAGGCGGTGGTCGCGGCCCGCAACGCGGCCTTCTATCTGGCCCGCAAGCACACCAGCCTGTCCTTGTCGGTCATCGGCGAACGCCTGGGCCGCAAGCATTCCACCGTGCTCAAGGGAATCACCAACCTGGAGCGCGAAATGTCCCTGCAGACGCCCCTGGGCCGCCAGATGGCAGCGACCCTGGACCGCCTGACCGCCTGA
- a CDS encoding OmpA family protein yields MKHIALALPLLLLLAACGHVDLAVTDQTRIYRDAPVQRTPLLVSVQPKERTYAPIKALVYPLWVSQQTIDQRTIGRSLGRVMVQTWNARQLFPVLVYDEDLIYRNAEKAVAQGRIRGADVVVTGVVSYYYDGGSLDDSGISLRVNIYDTRTGQALFSMEQAARIESHLVEDWILWSARTRLPPSPMQAMIAAIAQDMTVPLASWLPPPDAVFAETSADIARGLTERQTPPAAVPASAQDKERELAAEPNSAAAMSKHIAGQGNSPGPGVNLMIHFDTDKAVIRPESYPLLDELGKALSAEPLKGRRFVIAGHTDSDAGEAYNMQLGKARAEAVKTYLARKFQIPGNLLVTESYGKTRPIAPNTTAEGKQRNRRVEVRLAS; encoded by the coding sequence ATGAAACACATCGCCTTGGCCCTGCCCCTGCTCCTGCTCCTGGCCGCTTGCGGCCACGTGGACCTGGCCGTGACCGACCAGACCCGGATCTACCGGGACGCCCCGGTGCAACGCACCCCGCTGCTCGTCTCCGTGCAGCCGAAGGAACGCACCTATGCGCCCATCAAGGCCCTGGTCTATCCCCTCTGGGTTTCCCAGCAGACCATCGACCAGCGGACCATCGGCCGCTCCCTGGGCCGGGTCATGGTCCAGACCTGGAACGCCCGGCAGCTCTTCCCGGTGCTCGTCTACGACGAGGATCTCATCTACCGGAACGCGGAAAAGGCGGTGGCGCAGGGCCGCATCCGGGGCGCGGACGTGGTCGTCACCGGCGTGGTCAGCTACTACTATGATGGCGGCAGCCTGGACGACTCGGGCATCTCCCTGCGGGTGAACATCTACGACACCCGCACGGGTCAGGCCCTCTTCTCCATGGAGCAGGCCGCGCGCATCGAGTCCCATCTCGTGGAGGACTGGATACTCTGGTCCGCGCGCACCCGACTGCCTCCCTCCCCCATGCAGGCCATGATCGCGGCCATCGCCCAGGACATGACCGTACCCCTGGCCTCCTGGCTGCCCCCGCCGGACGCGGTATTCGCCGAGACGAGCGCGGACATCGCGCGCGGACTCACCGAGCGGCAGACTCCTCCGGCCGCCGTCCCGGCCTCGGCCCAGGACAAGGAACGGGAACTGGCCGCCGAACCCAACTCGGCCGCGGCCATGAGCAAACACATCGCGGGCCAGGGCAATTCCCCCGGCCCCGGCGTGAACCTCATGATCCACTTCGACACGGACAAGGCCGTGATCAGGCCCGAGTCCTACCCGCTGCTGGACGAACTGGGCAAGGCGCTCAGCGCCGAGCCGCTCAAGGGCCGCAGGTTCGTCATCGCCGGGCACACGGACTCGGACGCGGGCGAGGCCTACAACATGCAGCTCGGCAAGGCCCGAGCCGAGGCGGTCAAGACCTATCTGGCCAGAAAATTTCAGATCCCCGGCAACCTGCTCGTCACCGAAAGCTACGGTAAGACCCGGCCCATCGCGCCCAACACCACCGCCGAGGGCAAGCAGCGCAACCGCCGGGTGGAGGTGCGTCTGGCCTCCTGA
- a CDS encoding glycosyltransferase family 4 protein, translated as MAAPIRVLHVAKSLGLGGTEKVMQLFATHLDRCGFQVAVHSPLDGPRGPLLRAAGIPTHIGADLFKTLCAWKPDVVHLHRAGWPEPGLLRPLAAARVPVVVETNVFGRHDPSPSAKVLDRTLFVSRFCAERFAAHTGIPAEPPRYGVLYNPVATDFFARACPPRDLSAPAAGRLSRPDPGKWSRLALDFLPLAAEALPGLRYRIVGGLPEAEEYVRTHGLEANAEFLPPLTSDEELAGFFNSISLLAHANDTGESFGLAIAEAMAAGLPVVTHPCPEPRDNAQLELVEHGVTGLVARDTREYAQAVIFLLTHPEEARNMGEAGRAKAARLFRAQDLAARLGDIYREILAAKVLNR; from the coding sequence ATGGCCGCCCCCATCCGCGTACTCCATGTGGCCAAGTCCTTGGGACTCGGCGGCACGGAAAAGGTCATGCAACTCTTCGCCACGCACCTGGACCGCTGCGGTTTTCAGGTGGCGGTCCACAGTCCGCTGGACGGGCCGCGTGGCCCCCTGCTCCGGGCAGCGGGAATCCCCACCCATATCGGCGCGGACCTCTTCAAGACCCTCTGCGCCTGGAAACCGGACGTGGTCCATCTGCACCGCGCGGGCTGGCCCGAGCCCGGGCTCCTGCGCCCACTGGCCGCAGCCCGCGTGCCCGTGGTCGTGGAGACCAACGTTTTCGGTCGCCACGACCCGAGCCCTTCGGCCAAGGTGCTGGACCGCACCCTTTTCGTTTCGCGCTTCTGCGCCGAACGCTTCGCGGCCCACACCGGCATTCCGGCCGAACCGCCGCGCTACGGCGTACTGTACAATCCCGTGGCCACGGATTTCTTCGCCCGGGCCTGCCCGCCGCGCGACCTCTCGGCTCCGGCAGCCGGTCGACTCTCGCGCCCCGACCCGGGCAAGTGGTCACGTCTGGCCCTGGATTTCCTGCCTCTTGCCGCCGAGGCCCTGCCCGGGTTGCGCTATCGGATCGTCGGCGGCCTCCCGGAGGCCGAGGAATATGTGCGGACCCACGGCCTGGAGGCCAACGCGGAGTTCCTGCCGCCGCTGACCTCGGACGAGGAGCTGGCCGGATTCTTCAACTCGATTTCCCTCCTGGCCCACGCCAACGACACGGGCGAGTCCTTCGGCCTGGCCATCGCCGAGGCCATGGCCGCCGGGCTGCCGGTGGTCACGCACCCCTGCCCCGAGCCGCGCGACAACGCCCAACTCGAACTGGTGGAGCACGGCGTCACCGGATTGGTGGCGCGAGATACGCGGGAATACGCCCAGGCCGTGATCTTCCTGCTGACCCACCCCGAGGAGGCCCGAAACATGGGCGAGGCCGGACGGGCAAAGGCGGCGCGGCTGTTCCGCGCCCAGGACCTGGCCGCCCGCCTGGGCGACATCTATCGTGAAATCCTGGCCGCCAAGGTGCTGAACCGATGA
- the ahbC gene encoding 12,18-didecarboxysiroheme deacetylase: MIGISKLYCGAVEASDALRYGRQSGKLPSHLLQFSADKKPVVVWNMTQRCNLKCVHCYAHAVDPKGTDPISTEQAKVMIDDLAAYGAPVMLFSGGEPLVREDLVELAKYATSKGMRAVISTNGTLITKRKAKELKEVGLSYVGISLDGSEPVHDAFRKVTGCYKKALEGVANCQAEGLKVGLRFTINKRNAGEIPHLFDLIEKLDVPRICFYHLVYSGRGSELINEDLNHAETRAVVDLIMDRTRALFDKGLEKEVLTVDNHADGPYLYYRMLREDPKRAADVLQLLSWNEGNSSGRGIGCISWDGQVHADQFMRHHTFGNVLERPFSQIWDDPSIELLHKMKDKRPHVGGRCAKCRFLNICGGNFRARAEAWYGDFWAQDPACYLTDEEITGEPVGVRD, translated from the coding sequence ATGATCGGAATCTCCAAACTCTATTGCGGCGCCGTGGAAGCCTCGGACGCCCTGCGCTACGGCCGCCAGTCCGGCAAGCTCCCCTCGCACCTCCTCCAGTTCTCCGCGGACAAGAAGCCCGTGGTGGTCTGGAACATGACCCAGCGCTGCAATCTCAAGTGCGTGCATTGCTACGCCCATGCCGTGGACCCCAAGGGCACGGACCCCATCAGCACCGAGCAGGCCAAGGTCATGATCGACGATCTGGCCGCCTACGGCGCGCCGGTCATGCTCTTCTCCGGCGGCGAACCCCTGGTCCGCGAGGATCTGGTGGAGCTGGCCAAGTACGCCACCTCCAAAGGCATGCGCGCGGTCATCAGCACCAACGGCACCCTGATCACCAAGCGCAAGGCCAAGGAGCTCAAGGAAGTCGGCCTCTCCTACGTCGGCATCTCCCTGGATGGCTCCGAGCCCGTGCACGACGCCTTCCGCAAGGTGACCGGCTGCTACAAGAAGGCCCTGGAGGGCGTGGCCAACTGCCAGGCCGAAGGCCTGAAGGTGGGCCTGCGTTTCACCATCAACAAGCGCAACGCCGGGGAGATCCCCCATCTCTTCGACCTCATCGAGAAGCTCGACGTCCCGCGCATCTGCTTCTACCACCTGGTCTACTCCGGCCGGGGCTCGGAACTCATCAACGAGGACCTGAACCACGCCGAGACCCGGGCCGTGGTGGACCTCATCATGGACCGCACCCGCGCCCTCTTCGACAAGGGCCTGGAGAAGGAAGTCCTCACCGTGGACAACCACGCCGACGGCCCCTACCTCTACTACCGGATGCTGCGCGAGGACCCGAAGCGGGCCGCCGACGTGCTCCAGCTGCTGTCCTGGAACGAGGGCAACTCCTCCGGCCGGGGCATCGGCTGCATCTCCTGGGACGGTCAGGTCCACGCCGACCAGTTCATGCGCCACCACACCTTCGGCAACGTGCTCGAACGTCCCTTCTCCCAGATCTGGGACGACCCGAGCATTGAGCTGCTGCACAAGATGAAGGACAAGCGCCCGCATGTGGGCGGCCGCTGCGCCAAGTGCCGCTTCCTGAACATCTGCGGCGGCAACTTCCGCGCCCGGGCCGAGGCCTGGTACGGCGACTTCTGGGCCCAGGACCCGGCCTGCTACCTGACGGACGAGGAAATCACGGGCGAACCCGTGGGCGTGCGCGACTGA